In the genome of Mucisphaera calidilacus, one region contains:
- the rplL gene encoding 50S ribosomal protein L7/L12 — protein sequence MSEEAAAATKEFDAEIKEIGDKLASLTLKQAVDVADYLKEAYDIEPAGGGAVMMAAGPAGGDAGAAEAEEQTEFTVVLAGPGDKKIQVIKAVREATGLGLKEAKELVDGAPKPVKENIPKEEADALAEKLKEAGAEVEVK from the coding sequence ATGTCCGAAGAAGCAGCAGCAGCAACCAAAGAGTTCGACGCCGAGATCAAGGAAATCGGCGACAAGCTCGCTTCCCTCACCCTCAAGCAGGCCGTCGACGTCGCCGATTACCTCAAGGAAGCCTACGACATCGAGCCCGCCGGCGGCGGCGCCGTCATGATGGCTGCCGGACCCGCAGGCGGTGACGCCGGCGCAGCCGAAGCCGAAGAGCAGACCGAGTTCACCGTCGTTCTCGCCGGCCCCGGCGACAAGAAGATCCAGGTCATCAAGGCCGTCCGCGAAGCCACCGGCCTCGGTCTCAAGGAAGCCAAGGAACTCGTCGACGGCGCTCCCAAGCCCGTCAAGGAGAACATCCCCAAGGAAGAGGCCGACGCACTCGCCGAGAAGCTCAAGGAAGCCGGCG
- the rplJ gene encoding 50S ribosomal protein L10 — translation MSKPVKELINQSYKSQFTDRDGLVIVDIRGIKASDNIAMRKALADKGMKVTVVKNTIARKAIEGTELEPVGNLLTGACAFVYSVDGEQSIINIARSLVDEAKKMPCIVFKGAVMEGYVFAEEDGVKELSKYPTREEAIAKLVGAILGPASKLSGALKGPFSTLAGLIKAVEEKGGEVEKVAS, via the coding sequence ATGAGCAAGCCGGTCAAAGAACTGATCAACCAGTCCTACAAGTCACAATTTACCGACCGCGACGGCCTCGTCATCGTCGATATCCGAGGCATCAAGGCCTCCGACAACATCGCGATGCGCAAGGCGCTCGCTGACAAGGGTATGAAGGTCACCGTCGTCAAGAACACCATCGCCCGCAAGGCCATCGAGGGCACCGAACTCGAGCCCGTCGGCAACCTCCTGACCGGGGCCTGTGCCTTCGTCTACTCCGTCGACGGCGAGCAGAGCATCATCAACATCGCACGATCACTCGTCGACGAAGCCAAGAAAATGCCTTGCATCGTCTTCAAGGGTGCCGTCATGGAGGGATACGTCTTCGCCGAAGAAGACGGCGTCAAGGAACTCTCCAAGTACCCCACCCGCGAAGAAGCCATCGCCAAACTCGTCGGTGCCATCCTCGGACCCGCCAGCAAGCTCAGCGGCGCGCTCAAGGGACCCTTCTCCACACTCGCCGGACTCATCAAGGCCGTCGAAGAGAAGGGCGGCGAGGTCGAAAAGGTCGCCTCCTGA
- the rplA gene encoding 50S ribosomal protein L1, translating to MPRQGKRYRADLEKASKTPVSLVEAVNRVKSFKQTKFDQSVEIVMHLGIDPKQADQLIRGSVSLPHGIGASKRVIAFCSDELVEDAKAAGAIEAGAEALVKKIEDGWLDFDVAIASPDMMRVVARLGRQLGPKGLMPSPKNDTVTPKVVEGVKDFAAGKVEFRNDSGGNVHAIIGKHSFEPGKLVDNAQHFIATIEKMKPSATKGVFVKQIALTATMTPSVIIEHE from the coding sequence ATGCCGCGACAAGGCAAGCGCTACCGCGCTGACCTCGAAAAGGCCAGCAAAACGCCCGTCTCACTCGTCGAAGCCGTCAACCGCGTCAAGTCGTTCAAGCAGACCAAGTTCGACCAGTCCGTCGAAATCGTCATGCACCTCGGCATCGACCCCAAACAGGCCGACCAGCTCATCCGCGGCTCCGTCTCACTGCCCCACGGCATCGGAGCCAGCAAACGCGTCATCGCCTTCTGCTCCGACGAACTCGTCGAGGATGCCAAGGCAGCCGGAGCCATCGAGGCCGGCGCCGAAGCACTCGTCAAGAAAATCGAGGACGGCTGGCTCGACTTCGACGTCGCCATCGCCTCGCCCGACATGATGCGCGTCGTCGCTCGACTCGGACGACAGCTCGGACCCAAGGGACTCATGCCCTCGCCCAAGAACGACACCGTCACGCCCAAGGTCGTCGAAGGCGTCAAGGACTTCGCCGCCGGCAAGGTCGAGTTCCGAAACGACTCAGGCGGAAACGTCCACGCCATCATCGGCAAGCACAGCTTCGAGCCCGGCAAACTCGTCGACAACGCACAGCACTTCATAGCCACCATCGAGAAAATGAAGCCCTCCGCCACCAAGGGCGTCTTCGTCAAGCAGATCGCACTCACCGCCACGATGACCCCCAGCGTCATCATCGAGCACGAATAA